In Rosa rugosa chromosome 4, drRosRugo1.1, whole genome shotgun sequence, the genomic stretch GCACCAGATTTATTGGGAAAGGCTGGTATGTTTTTACTCCTTAGCATTGAATAATAACCAATCTCCTTACAGCTGGTATTTTGTGGATCTTTTATTGATTTTCTTATATCAATATGTAGAAACCCTTTCTGGATGGAGTGTCATCTCTTTCTGAAGATGTTAAAGCCGTGCTTCCAGCTGCTGATTTGTTGGATCAAGTCGTAACTCAGCTTTACAATACTGGTAATGGAGAAAATTGTGAAGATCTGCACCATTATCCGGTTAGTTTATAGTTTCTGTACTTTATTTCTTTAATGGCCTTTCAAATTAGAATATTGTGCTTTTGTTTCTCTTATTGCATCTCATGTCAAATGTTTGGTAAGGAAATTGATTATCAAATTAGTAGCTTAAAATGTCACTGAGTTCTCTTAAAAGTTGATGAGTTCCAATTCTGTAGCCTAtgctttatttttttaattctaaAATACTATCTTGCATTTATTAGACCTCTCTTGTTTTTATCTATTTGTGATTTATTTTCTGCTTGCATTTGATCTTGTTCTATTGCTGGTAACATGATCATTCTGTTCTGGGGGTTAACAAACATTGGAGGTCTTTTCTTCTGTATACTCATTACTTGTGAGAGAATTGTTCAATTTCAAGGATTTCAGGAGCTTGACAGCATTAAATAAAATTTTCTGCTGTGCTTTTAGTTTGGTGTTGAGTTCTACATAATGAACAACTGCACAAATGAAGACTTCAGTTTTGAAAAGATTTACACCATGCATGCATTTAGAGCTTGTCAATTGTAATCAAATTTTCTCTGTAATGTAGTGTAGAAATACTATCTTGTTGTGTagtttatttgttgtagatgaCAAGTCAAGAATTAGCTCTTTGCCTTCTCTTTTTTGGGCAGATTGGTGAAGTTGCTAAACCTATCATTCTTGATTGGGTGATTGCTCAGCATGAACGCATCTTGGAATGGACTGGACGTGCTTTTGATCTTGAGGTTGGTTCTAAGTGGACTTGAATCGTGTTATTTAGAAGTGTAATTATATCCTTTCCTACCTTACTGACTAAACAATTGCACTAGAGTAACAGAAAAAGATAACTGTGGGGGATTGGTGGCATTGTGTATTCATGGGAttatggattcaattattctGTTGCATATTAAACAGACTAGTGTGATTCTAGGCAACTAGTGGGTaaaactcaattaaataatGTTCTGCTTGGTTGATTGTACAAAAGCATTTGTCTAACAACAACATCATCACTTTGATTGTTACTCCTGCTGATCAACTTATAAGACATACAGCATGGCATTTAGTCTGTGCTTGTTCATGTGagaaatagaaaataataaagaaacaaTTGCTTgagctttttgtttttatatgctCTCTCTTACTTTTAGTGCTTTCAGCCTGTTTTATTGTTATCCATGAGGTGTACCATCAACCTTCCTAATTGGTTTGGATTTTGGAGTTAGCGACTCATTAAGTCATGACTTTGGCAcaagaatgaatgaatgatgCCTTTCCcagttttgtgtttttggtaGTTGTTATATCTTTTCATCTTTTCAGTCCTAGACAAGATTGATCATGGATATAGGTGTGGTCCTCTTTTAACTATTGAGCAATCAGTTaataaatttttgtttagaTATGCTTTGGTAAGAGGATGTCCTCCCTTCAATATTTGCTGAGTACTGTATCTTTTTACTTTTGTGGAATCTGCAGAAGTGGGAGCCTTTGTCATCTCAGCAAAGACAGGCAACATCGATAGTTGAAGTGTTTAGAATTATAGAGGAGGTATGAATTATAGCTGAAACATGAGTGCACATATGGTGGAATTGAGAATTTTATCTCTTATTTGGAATGTTTGTTTTATAAGTGTGATAGAGATTCACCTTATGACAGACGAATAGATGGAAGTTAATCTGCATTTCTATCTTTCTCCTTTCGCTTAGAAATCACCCCTGAGCTGTATGATGAGCATTATATTGTCTTTATTATATGGTAATCCAGTACAAAAAGATTAGTCATGACAAAGCAACGAAGAATGCTTACACCTCAGTATTAATTGTCTTGTAAAAGTTTATATGAGGACTACTGTTGTACTTGTTGTTTCTCTGAATATATATCTTAGAACAGCTTggtttttgtttaaatttcttgCAGACTGTGGATCAATTATTTGGTTTCCGTCTCCCTATGGATATCACTCATTTGCAAGCTCTGTTATCTGTTGTCTTTCATACCTTGGATGCCTATTTGCTGAAATTGCTCGACCAGATAGGTATCATACATATTACCCTGCTAGTATACTTTTCAGGGATTAATTGATTACTTTATCTGCTTGAATTTCACTTGATACAACTGAACATGACTTCAGTGTGGAATTTATTTTAGTAttttaactttttttcttttggggttGGGTCAATGTGTGAAAGCCTAGATGCTACTGAATCTGTGAATCATCCTGATAGCTTTATCCTTTGGTTCCCTGTGATCTAATAGATTTAAAGCATAAGCATATATggacattaattttttttataaaaaaaaatagagcttTTTATCTATGGTCAGAGTTTTGCAGCCTGAACTCTCATAAAACAATTCTTTTGTATGATCAAGCAAAAAGAAAGAGGCTTAAAGAATGCCTTTAGACAACTATTTTCGGGGATTTGCTTGAGACCTTTTACAAAATTGGAAACTTACGGCTAAAGATACCAAGTGGCTtcaattttaatatttttcaattttcagaTATAATGTTAtatgttaataaaaatattgatttgcATGAGGTTTTTTACATCCTTTGCTCAATCTAGGAGTGGGAAAAAGAAAGACTTTCTACTTTACTTTCTTGGGATTGGCTGTCTATTTCAGAAAGGCATCTATACATTTTCTGATAATCTCTTTCATTATCGTAAGTCATTTATAGGAAATGCACTTCACTATCAATCGTAATGCCTCTCTATGCAGTTGAGAAAAATTACTTATATCCATCAGCTCCTCCATTGACTCGCTACAAGGAGACGACTATTCCGGTGCTGAAAAAGAAGTTTCTTGAGTGTATGCCTTTGGATGACAATGTGTATGACAAGTTGAATACTTTGACAATACCCAAACTCTGTGTCCGAATGAACACGTTGAAAGTAAGTGTAGATAATGATTTATTGATGCCCaatttatttttgtcgcaaGTGATTTTGCAAGAGCAAGTATATCTTGTCCTCTAATGCTTGCAGTTTCAAATAGATCATGTACGTATTTCACCATTCATATAAATAAATTATAGAGTTTGATAGTTAGGGAAAGAGGAAGATCAGAAATGTGTACTGTATTCTTAAGGGCACTTTGATGAAACAGCATTGTTATTTATCTTTTTTCTGATTTGGTCAGAAGTCAGAACTGAAACAAAGAAGGAACTTAGAGCTGGTGGTCAATGTCATATTTTGCCTTGTGTACCATCATATTATCTtctgaaaaaaataatttacatACCGGTGAGATATTTAATGTACGAAGTTTAAGTCAATGTATTCAATATGATCATCAATTCGCGTATCCTCAGTTCTGCCTTTTGACAGCCTGAACTTTTTTATGACAGCTTAAGTTCGTCGCCGTTTATGGAAATTCTGCTCATTGTATTCTCTTCTTTTTGATGGTGCTATGTTTATTATTTACTTTAGAGACGAGTATAGTATACTGATATAGTTTCTTCTTGCAGTATATTCAGAAACAAATTGACATACTAGAAGATGGTATCAGAAAATCTTGGGCTCTCATCAGACAATCAATTGATAAAACATGTGGTCAGTAACATTGTTACAGAATATTGGTACTAAGAGATGTCTTGCCTGTCAGTTTGTCTTAAGTTGTCGGCTAGGGACAATGAACATTAGGGTGGCCTTGATCCAAAGTCCAAATAAATACTTGACAGTTGCTTGACCTCTTCAGTTATTATTTGGCTTTGCAAGGATGTAATTGAAATTATTGTGGACAAGCTTTGGCTATGCTTATGTAATAGATTATGAGGTCGTGGAAGTTATAATTACATGGAATATCATTAGAAACAGTTAGTGCagtaacaaattttttttcctttaaatgGAAATTTACTTGAAGAAAATTAGAGTTAAGTGACAACTTCCCTTAGGATAGCATAACTGAATTGGTTCATTTTCACATGCTTATATCCATTTTTGTTTGATCAGCCAGAGAACAGCGTTTGGGAACTTCAACATGCAATGAACAAATTGATGAGCTCTTCTGCACCACCTTTGACATCATCAGGGATAATGCAGCAAATGCCATCAGTAAAATTTGTGACTTTACTGGTGAGCAGATTCACCTGTGCATTATCTTCAACTCATCAATGGGACTTCTCATAAAATGATAGATAATTTGTGTACATATGCATCCGTACTATTGCTATTCTTTGATAAACATGTATAGATTTGTCCTACACAATTATATCAGTCAGGTCCTCGCATATGCAACCTTTTTTCTTCTGATCCATGTGTTAGACTTCACCATGAAGCTTTATCTACAGGCTGGTTCTATAGTTTTACTGATGAAAATGTACTATTCCTGTTTTGGATAATATGATTATATTGAAGTTATTAATTGTTGTGGCTTTACTGAACACATCTAGCAATAGACCTTCATGCCAGTGTCATGTGAAATGTGATTATAGGCTTTTGGTGTATGATGTGCCACCCATTAAGGGAAGTGGTCATACTTGATGGTGGTCCAAATATTGTTCTCTATTTTATGGTAGTCATTATGTTGTGATAGAGCTCTGAAATTTCTAAATCTAGTTTAaacttttcttaaaaaaaagaacaaaaggatTTAACTGTGGAGTCCATTTTGATGAAAATAGTTTGGCTGAATTATTCTTGTTAAATTAAATTTCAAGGTGCAAAAGCTGTGTTCTGGGATCTCAGACATGCATTCctcttttgtttatattgtggaAGCGTTGAAGCTTCTCGTTTGGATGGTGTTCTCACACGCATTGATACTGTAAGTCTCTCTCTGTATCATTGATACGCATTGATACTGTACGTTTGTGGTTTCTATCATATATTTTCAAGTGGATTCTATTCATCTTAGAGACGTTGTTGTAGGTCCTTGGCCATGTATGCAGTTATATTGATGATTCTCTTAGAGACGCTGTGGTTTTAAGCATCTGTCGAGCATCACTGGTATGCCTCATTGTTGGAAACTAATCTTTTGTTTTCCATACATGCTAGAATTAATCTTTCATCTTATGTGGTTTAGGAAGGCTTTGCGTGGGTTTTGCTTGATGGTGGGCCTTCCCGTGCATTTTGTGATTCAGATATTGTACTAATAGAGGATGACCTTTCTGCATTAAAGGTATGGTAGTCTCTCCCAACTATTGTTGACACCAATGACTCTTAATTGTTGTAGTTACTTTGAAAATGCTAACATACTCATCCACGTGCATCCATGAACTTGAGCAAATAAACAAGTATCTATAACAGACAAGTACCTTTGTGTTGGGTTAAGCTCATAGTTCTCGTTAGTTGTTACATCTgatcaatatatataaattgaTGGAGCTATACTGCTCAACTTCACAGGAATTTTTTGTAGCTGATGGTGAAGGCCTTCCCCGATCAGTAGTGGAGCAAGAAGCAAAGTTTCCTGAGGAAATACTGAACTTGTATTCACTGCAGGTTTGGCCTCTTCTAATCAGAATTGCGTAACCTCTTAATGGCTGAAACTGGCTATATGACACTACTGTTTTTGTAGACTGAAACTATCATCCAAAAGCTGATGGCTGCAAGTGAACAAATATCATTGGGGCTAGATTCACATGATCATAACTATATGCGATTAAATAATGCCCACACTTTTGTGCGGGTGTTGTGCCACAAAAAAGATAGAGAAGCCTCTAAATTCTTGAAAAGGCAATATCAGCTCCCCATGTCTTCAGGTAATTTTCCTCTCTACCTATGTGATATGATATAGTTTTGTTATTGGGTTGGGTAATGATCTTATGATTTATAGATAACTGGTAATGGAGGTTTGCTTAATGTTGTCCTGGAACTCAGAGCTAGTTTCAATGTGGGTTTTTTTGTACTTGTGGTTGTTTCTGCATCGTAAAGACAACCCAAGCCActtttcaataagattgtgtgtaGGAGGAAGTGCGTCCTTTTAGATCTTGTCTTTCCTTCAGCAACCAATATGTCGCTAAAGAATTGACAATTACTTTAGGAATGATAAACTGTGTTGCATTTAGTCATGGAAAACCTTTGTGGGAAGTTTGCTCTGAAACTGTTTGATTGAATCGCTATTTGaaatttttctcaattttctgATTTGAGAATAAAGGGTAGCTGTATACTAGTTCTGAGAAAGCTGGTAGGAAAGGGAGTAGCATTTGATCATTTATGCTGCTGTTGTATTTATGGCTATGCTATTTGGTCTGCCTACAAGGCTACAACATTCGATCACCATAAACTTAAGGACTTTCAGTAATTTGGTATTTGTTTcgtgttcttttttctttcaattgcaGAATATGAAGACACTCCATCAACAGATCCAACTTCCCAATCACCTCTCAGATCAGATCTATCAAAGCGAAGCATGTCAGATCTAGCAAAGCGAAGCACATCATTTCGTTGGAATAATACGCATAGTACCTTTACCTCATTTAAGAAGAAACTTCAAGAAGCAACATCTGAATTCAGGAATGTGGCGTGGTAGTGCAGACGAGACAATGTGCTGTAAGGCACCTTGCATTCTCATTTAGATTCCTAGAGTGCACAGGGTAGGCTCTCCATAACAGGTAAAATGAGGCCAAGACTTTTGTTCCTATATTTGTATAGGTGTATCAAAAACTACTACCGCTACAGAAGGACCAAAAGAACAGATACCAAAAGATTATCAGTTGGAGCGTTAGTTGTCCTGTAGTCCCAAAACTGGTTAGAATACTTTGATTCGATTTTAGATATCTTCAATATTATTTCCTTTCCTACCAACTTCAACATTTTGCACCGCTCACAATTACGATAAACATTAGCATACATCATCTATTGTAGATCACAGGAAAAATTAGATTAATCATCTATTGGCGTCATActttatgtataattttagtaGTTGTTTCACAAACTTTTCGATTCAACATGTATTGGTATATGCTTAAGGAAAAAGGTGAGAGCAAACTGTTGC encodes the following:
- the LOC133742267 gene encoding protein unc-13 homolog isoform X3; the encoded protein is MATSGIVICSVEDQRKHRPSRLLSGLKSRKDKPNVQSQPLDKNLRLIRTIRVQMQISEAMDECTRQKMMMLSPGRTRVQIDIPQIVLGLLNFTFKSDFSNEKSYMQWKNRQASILEELLCFSPNLVAHDHLTIKRSLAMIRNAKEWDFMSSSGKAEVISVIKQAALTLSSLPGRFDLQSETYYWTSAYHLNIRLYEKLLLGVFDVLDESQLIEEADELLMLLKLTWSTLGITQKMHDAIYMWVLFQQFVGTDEALLLEYATVELQELISAKVDDENVRLYMNSLLCSIHCNAVEIKLSLVDAVFYSLSIWCESKLQDYHLHFSQQHSHLKRVMSLVSAVGVLNFSDSGHMKLRRFNLNTDAAKILESYVKRSIEAAYRRVASNIDHLSEVEKKHPLGVLANELKLIAERELNVFYPELCKWCPNSGMIAAMMLHQIYWERLKPFLDGVSSLSEDVKAVLPAADLLDQVVTQLYNTGNGENCEDLHHYPIGEVAKPIILDWVIAQHERILEWTGRAFDLEKWEPLSSQQRQATSIVEVFRIIEETVDQLFGFRLPMDITHLQALLSVVFHTLDAYLLKLLDQIVEKNYLYPSAPPLTRYKETTIPVLKKKFLECMPLDDNVYDKLNTLTIPKLCVRMNTLKYIQKQIDILEDGIRKSWALIRQSIDKTCAREQRLGTSTCNEQIDELFCTTFDIIRDNAANAISKICDFTGAKAVFWDLRHAFLFCLYCGSVEASRLDGVLTRIDTVLGHVCSYIDDSLRDAVVLSICRASLEGFAWVLLDGGPSRAFCDSDIVLIEDDLSALKEFFVADGEGLPRSVVEQEAKFPEEILNLYSLQTETIIQKLMAASEQISLGLDSHDHNYMRLNNAHTFVRVLCHKKDREASKFLKRQYQLPMSSEYEDTPSTDPTSQSPLRSDLSKRSMSDLAKRSTSFRWNNTHSTFTSFKKKLQEATSEFRNVAW